A window from Salvelinus fontinalis isolate EN_2023a chromosome 8, ASM2944872v1, whole genome shotgun sequence encodes these proteins:
- the LOC129861254 gene encoding uncharacterized protein LOC129861254 has protein sequence MGCKHSGQGKWADNGVKGHDLSQLSRREALHFMGGGYEQPITMQIEGRHGRGRRAHHSQYPMSDCSIQMERPSWEALRALGVVEGAGPSLGAYAPGPYYDDMPLPPEMYVANGYLSSVAYNLEDLNRIEYVDDPERCLIGCCNTVNDEPSSFLSQSEYEGHWLDRPMGYLPLHELDSGLGCTDGSLHQGDLSDPETEEGVEAPMSSPPGHTSRGSSPSSESLLSSEVSDSGFHSVSTGEFRHFQKIIDGRIQNYRSRVVPREKRSKSRWDLESIPETLTCDPQTGRAPDGAHTFMSHQCTIGGSSFQVREAISPQQTRHGTRSAASSCRTEPCQRRALMLNQHCSEDLPSRSHTVHDLSDRRRASHPGLPSGNNAIGIYRHVDRHLPSNPNHLAVPTENSGTGQYNRGFNTDIIEKRKPQSSHVEGPWQGLYVEDHRGSMASEDYNSQKPCLSKSPSRKRPGKQLADGRQFATLGHPQIGGDWPQADGPCGPLYSTLDGLSARSRKGLSGNPRAVRNQLLKARASRLADERSEVTTDEEARGDVWAGRYWSRTERRRHLVLAREQRQRRLSRGGPEGAAEDGAAGTGGAGGQRGAEGPGGGCSTVLELSHRKQSRLRNHKLLDDWTTVEELLTHGTRVGEGDNILCHSPLLSVTTV, from the exons ATGGGCTGTAAACACTCTGGACAGGGCAAGTGGGCTGACAATGGG GTCAAAGGGCATGATCTGTCCCAGCTCAGCCGCCGAGAGGCGTTGCATTTCATGGGGGGCGGCTATGAGCAGCCAATCACGATGCAGATTGAGGGACGAcacgggagagggagaagagctcATCACTCCCAGTACCCAATGTCAGACTGCAGTATCCAGATGGAGAGGCCATCCTGGGAGGCTCTGAGGGCCCTAGGGGTGGTGGAGGGGGCTGGACCCAGCCTTGGTGCCTACGCTCCTGG ACCTTACTACGATGACATGCCCCTCCCACCAGAAATGTACGTAGCCAATGGATACCTCTCCAGTGTTGCCTACAATCTGGAGGACCTTAACAGGATAGAGTATGTTGAC GATCCAGAGCGCTGTCTGATTGGTTGCTGTAATACTGTTAATGATGAGCCTAGCAGCTTCCTGAGCCAG AGTGAGTATGAGGGCCACTGGCTGGACAGGCCTATGGGCTACCTGCCACTGCACGAGCTTGACAGTGGCCTGGGCTGCACCGACGGCAGCCTCCACCAGGGGGACCTGTCTGAcccagagacagaggagggggtagaggcccctatgtcctctcctccaggacacacCAGCCGGGGCAGCTCTCCCTCCTCtgagtccctcctctcctcagaggtCAGTGACTCTGGCTTCCACAGCGTCAGCACAGGGGAGTTCCGCCACTTCCAGAAGATTATAGACGGGAGGATCCAGAACTACCGGAGCCGCGTGGTCCCGCGGGAGAAGAGATCAAAGTCTCGCTGGGACCTGGAGTCCATCCCTGAGACCCTGACCTGTGACCCCCAGACAGGCAGGGCTCCAGACGGAGCTCACACTTTCATGAGCCACCAGTGCACCATAGGTGGTAGCTCCTTTCAGGTCCGCGAAGCCATTAGCCCCCAGCAGACCAGGCATGGCACCAGGTCTGCTGCCTCCAGCTGCCGTACTGAACCCTGCCAGAGGAGAGCGCTGATGCTGAACCAGCACTGCTCCGAGGACCTCCCAAGCCGCAGCCACACTGTGCATGActtatcagacaggagacgagccAGTCACCCTGGCCTGCCCTCTGGGAACAATGCCATAGGGATATATAGACACGTAGACAGACACCTGCCCAGCAACCCAAACCACCTAGCCGTGCCCACTGAGAACTCTGGCACAGGACAATACAACAGGGGGTTCAACACAGACATCATTGAGAAGAGGAAGCCTCAGAGCAGCCATGTGGAAGGCCCCTGGCAAGGACTATATGTGGAGGACCACAGAGGCAGTATGGCCAGTGAGGACTATAACAGTCAGAAACCGTGTCTTTCCAAGAGTCCCTCAAGGAAACGGCCTGGGAAGCAGCTAGCAGACGGGCGTCAGTTTGCAACACTGGGACATCCTCAAATTGGTGGGGACTGGCCCCAAGCAGACGGCCCCTGTGGCCCCCTCTACAGCACTCTGGACGGGCTCTCTGCCCGCTCCAGGAAGGGTCTCTCTGGGAACCCCCGGGCAGTGAGGAACCAGCTCCTGAAGGCCAGGGCCTCCCGGCTGGCTGACGAGCGCAGTGAGGTCACCACGGACGAGGAGGCCCGCGGGGATGTCTGGGCAGGCCGCTACTGGAGTAGGACTGAGCGCCGGCGCCACCTGGTGTTGGCCCGAGAGCAAAGGCAGAGGAGGCTGAGCCGTGGTGGGCCTGAGGGAGCAGCAGAGGACGGGGCTGCAGGAACAGGGGGTGCAGGGGGGCAAAGGGGTGCAGAGGGCCCTGGAGGAGGCTGCAGCACAGTGCTGGAGCTCAGCCACAGGAAGCAGAGTCGTCTGAGGAACCATAAACTGCTGGATGACTGGACCACAGTGGAGGAGCTGCTGACACATGGCACCCGTGTGGGGGAGGGGGACAACATCCTCTGTCACAGCCCACTGCTGTCggtcactacagtataa